In Chloroflexota bacterium, one genomic interval encodes:
- the thiI gene encoding tRNA 4-thiouridine(8) synthase ThiI, which translates to MYLLRYICPLTGQPLCDRMWIMKRLVIVKFHEPALKGKNRPMFIRRLASNLRRAIKGTRVQSVWQAHMMICMSLHEDADWDAIRRRVGDCMGVAKFYLAMRVAPNLEAVRALLRDELPKHRFDTFRITAHRTNKRFPVKSDAINREMGAFVEKITGATVRLNDADLEIFIDVVNDGMLVYFDPIQGYGGMPVDSSGETMALMSGGIDSPVAAWQMMRRGSRVKMVHFHSHPLVDSSSMEKAAELAEILTRYQYDAELFLVPFAGVQQRIIVDVPPPYRVLLYRRFMVRIAEALARQQGIAALVTGESLAQVASQTLENIAIVDAAAQMPILRPLIGSNKNDIVDTARQIGTFPISIIPDQDCCSLFVPRHPVTKGSAKVVERLEDALPVDELVEQALDGVEVREFAFSGVRYSRDKSTTA; encoded by the coding sequence ATGTATCTCTTGCGATACATCTGTCCACTGACAGGGCAGCCTCTTTGCGATAGAATGTGGATTATGAAAAGGCTTGTAATTGTAAAGTTCCACGAGCCCGCACTGAAGGGCAAAAACCGCCCGATGTTCATCCGGCGGCTCGCCAGCAACCTGCGCCGCGCGATTAAGGGCACCCGCGTGCAGAGCGTGTGGCAGGCGCATATGATGATATGCATGTCGCTGCACGAAGATGCCGACTGGGATGCCATTCGGCGGCGCGTGGGCGACTGCATGGGCGTCGCCAAGTTTTACCTAGCCATGCGAGTCGCGCCAAATCTGGAAGCCGTAAGGGCGCTGCTACGGGACGAACTGCCCAAGCATCGGTTCGACACATTTCGCATAACGGCGCACCGCACCAACAAGCGATTCCCCGTGAAATCAGACGCGATTAACCGCGAGATGGGCGCGTTCGTGGAGAAAATCACCGGCGCGACCGTTCGGCTGAATGACGCGGACTTGGAGATATTCATCGATGTGGTGAACGACGGCATGCTGGTCTATTTCGACCCTATACAGGGCTATGGCGGCATGCCAGTTGACTCCAGCGGCGAGACGATGGCGCTTATGTCCGGCGGCATAGACTCCCCGGTCGCCGCGTGGCAGATGATGCGACGCGGCAGCCGCGTCAAAATGGTGCACTTCCACAGCCACCCGCTCGTGGATTCGTCGTCGATGGAGAAAGCCGCCGAACTCGCGGAAATTCTGACACGCTATCAGTATGATGCGGAGCTGTTCCTCGTGCCGTTCGCCGGCGTGCAGCAACGCATCATCGTGGATGTGCCGCCGCCGTATAGGGTGCTGCTGTACCGCCGCTTCATGGTGCGAATTGCGGAGGCGCTTGCCCGTCAGCAGGGCATCGCCGCACTGGTAACCGGTGAAAGCCTAGCGCAAGTAGCATCCCAAACGCTGGAGAACATCGCCATAGTGGACGCCGCCGCGCAAATGCCCATCCTACGCCCGCTAATCGGCTCCAACAAGAACGACATAGTTGACACCGCCCGACAAATCGGCACATTTCCCATATCCATCATCCCCGACCAGGATTGCTGTTCCCTGTTCGTGCCGCGCCATCCCGTTACCAAGGGTAGCGCGAAAGTCGTGGAGCGGCTGGAAGATGCGCTGCCTGTAGATGAACTGGTAGAGCAGGCGTTGGATGGGGTGGAAGTCCGCGAGTTTGCGTTTTCCGGTGTTCGCTATTCGCGGGACAAGTCAACGACCGCGTAA
- a CDS encoding MFS transporter, translating into MSKPDDASGGAPNRRRGIFYGWWIVVAGGLGMSITAGINFHGFGNFIIPLTNEFGWNRTTISGVFSLARLESGLLGPLEGWLVDRVGPRRLMLVGVPLMGVGYILMSRIDSLAAFFVVYIFAITLGNSLGMSTPMAAAVANWFNRKRGLAFGIMWSGVGLGGFFVPAIGWLIAAYDWRIASIIIGVFTIVMGVPIAALMRHRPEPYGYMPDGASPEPSDESGAASRRRQPDLSQDFTAREALMTSSFWYLTLSIAARSLVSGGVGLHLVPYFVDLGASDVFAATLAGSVGVMSIPGRFGLSWASDYLNRRIVMAVSLFLMTIAIVFMARAESVSQAIPFIVLYSAAQGGISVIPQSLIAEYFGRRAYATIQGFRGTIQMIGIIIGPLVSGYVFDTTGSYEWAFLGFGGATLVSLALVLMMRPPVRPQRIRRRD; encoded by the coding sequence GTGAGCAAACCTGACGACGCATCCGGCGGCGCGCCTAATCGCAGGCGTGGCATATTCTACGGCTGGTGGATCGTTGTTGCCGGCGGGCTGGGGATGTCCATTACGGCGGGCATCAACTTTCACGGGTTCGGCAACTTCATTATTCCGCTGACCAATGAATTCGGCTGGAATCGAACGACCATATCCGGCGTATTCTCGCTTGCGCGGTTGGAGTCGGGCTTGCTTGGCCCGTTGGAGGGCTGGCTCGTTGACCGCGTAGGTCCTCGACGACTGATGCTTGTCGGCGTGCCTTTGATGGGCGTCGGCTACATCCTGATGAGCCGCATCGACTCGCTGGCAGCGTTCTTCGTCGTGTACATTTTCGCCATCACACTGGGCAACAGCCTGGGCATGAGCACGCCAATGGCTGCGGCGGTGGCGAACTGGTTCAACCGAAAGCGTGGGCTGGCGTTCGGCATAATGTGGTCAGGCGTTGGGCTGGGCGGCTTCTTCGTACCTGCGATCGGCTGGCTTATCGCCGCATACGACTGGCGCATCGCGTCCATCATAATCGGCGTGTTCACTATTGTGATGGGCGTGCCAATAGCCGCGCTGATGCGGCACAGACCGGAGCCATACGGCTATATGCCGGACGGCGCGTCGCCCGAGCCTAGCGATGAATCGGGCGCAGCATCGAGGCGGCGGCAGCCCGACCTGTCGCAGGACTTCACCGCCAGAGAAGCCTTGATGACTTCTAGCTTCTGGTATCTGACACTCTCTATTGCGGCACGCTCGCTGGTCAGTGGCGGCGTAGGCTTGCACCTCGTACCGTATTTCGTGGACTTGGGCGCGTCCGATGTGTTCGCGGCGACTCTCGCCGGATCTGTGGGCGTGATGAGCATACCGGGCAGATTCGGGCTGAGCTGGGCGAGCGACTACCTCAACCGGCGCATCGTGATGGCGGTGTCGCTCTTCCTGATGACCATTGCCATCGTGTTCATGGCGCGAGCTGAAAGCGTGTCGCAGGCGATACCGTTCATCGTGCTGTACTCGGCGGCGCAGGGTGGCATATCAGTAATACCACAGTCGCTTATCGCGGAATACTTCGGGCGCAGAGCATACGCAACGATACAAGGATTCCGTGGCACGATACAGATGATAGGCATAATAATCGGCCCGCTCGTCTCCGGTTATGTATTCGATACGACCGGCAGCTACGAATGGGCGTTCCTAGGCTTCGGCGGCGCGACACTGGTATCCCTTGCGCTAGTGCTGATGATGCGCCCGCCCGTGCGCCCGCAGCGTATAAGACGCCGCGATTAG
- a CDS encoding PIN domain-containing protein, with the protein MFIDTNASVYSRNLEAPNHYAAKEILERAYQDAEPLRISRQIVREYLAVMTRPQPWEVQISRDDVIEDANRLLRDFEILEDGPVVTDTLITLCREFEGGGKQIHDANIVATMLAHGERRLLTFNTSDFRRYTDRIELVGRPLE; encoded by the coding sequence ATGTTCATAGATACGAACGCATCGGTGTATTCCCGGAATCTCGAAGCCCCGAACCATTATGCCGCCAAGGAGATTCTCGAACGCGCATATCAGGATGCTGAACCTTTGAGAATCAGCCGCCAGATTGTGCGCGAATACCTTGCGGTTATGACACGTCCACAGCCTTGGGAAGTTCAAATCTCGCGCGATGATGTGATCGAAGACGCCAATAGACTCCTCCGCGACTTTGAAATTCTGGAAGACGGTCCCGTCGTGACTGATACGCTGATAACATTGTGCCGAGAGTTCGAGGGCGGAGGCAAACAGATTCACGACGCCAATATCGTGGCGACAATGCTTGCGCATGGGGAGCGCCGCCTGCTGACATTCAACACATCGGACTTTCGCCGCTATACAGACCGCATTGAACTGGTGGGACGCCCGTTAGAGTGA